One stretch of Halapricum desulfuricans DNA includes these proteins:
- a CDS encoding carotenoid biosynthesis protein, producing the protein MASRRVFALSTVGLGLLGLAHAIVTWPVAATIALFGGGAAIAFVAETLVVALGWLEHHVDPKVGGVPLYVLFGWTAIIYFTFRLALLVTDGWVAVIATAAIATSYDVLTDHRGVEDGYWTYTDDLPGPRYRGVPWWNYLGWLLVSSLTAALTIPFL; encoded by the coding sequence ATGGCAAGTCGTCGTGTTTTCGCTCTCTCGACCGTTGGACTGGGTCTCCTCGGGCTTGCCCACGCAATTGTCACGTGGCCCGTCGCTGCGACGATCGCGCTGTTCGGGGGTGGCGCGGCGATCGCGTTCGTCGCCGAGACGCTCGTCGTCGCTCTCGGCTGGCTCGAGCATCACGTCGATCCGAAAGTCGGTGGCGTCCCGCTCTATGTGCTGTTCGGCTGGACGGCAATCATTTATTTCACCTTCCGGCTCGCACTCCTCGTGACAGACGGTTGGGTGGCAGTCATCGCGACAGCCGCCATTGCCACCTCCTACGACGTGCTGACCGACCACCGGGGCGTCGAAGACGGCTACTGGACGTACACCGACGACCTCCCCGGCCCGCGCTACCGCGGCGTCCCGTGGTGGAACTACCTCGGCTGGCTCCTCGTCAGTTCCCTCACGGCGGCGTTGACGATTCCCTTCCTGTAG
- a CDS encoding CPBP family intramembrane glutamic endopeptidase — protein sequence MGRAGPPQKGVVRSIGVGVGLTVLGIVGTFAGGIVAGILLVLGGGSLPEPVAGAFVLGVVEATYLVVGVVYVSRTRIAVPWDRPTGDEIRWAMWGSLGAAAIAAVVFLGIDATGLSLQTRLEAETADISVLQFLSILAAFVAVAVSEEYLFRGAVQRRLELGLGEWRGLAVASLLFGSIHVFNYSGEAVALLLAVLALSLVGAVMGYAYQRTENLTVPVLVHYCYNVTVFLLATLGFQLV from the coding sequence ATGGGTCGCGCAGGTCCGCCACAGAAGGGGGTCGTCAGATCGATCGGCGTCGGCGTGGGACTGACCGTACTGGGGATCGTCGGGACGTTCGCCGGGGGAATCGTCGCCGGGATCCTGCTCGTTCTCGGTGGGGGGTCGCTCCCGGAACCGGTCGCAGGCGCGTTCGTCCTCGGCGTCGTCGAGGCGACGTACCTCGTGGTCGGCGTCGTCTACGTCAGCAGGACGCGGATCGCGGTGCCCTGGGACCGCCCCACTGGTGACGAGATCCGGTGGGCCATGTGGGGATCTCTGGGGGCAGCGGCGATCGCCGCCGTCGTGTTTCTGGGGATCGACGCCACGGGACTGTCGCTACAGACGCGGCTCGAAGCGGAGACGGCCGACATCTCAGTCCTCCAGTTCCTGTCGATCCTCGCCGCGTTCGTCGCCGTCGCGGTCAGCGAGGAGTACCTGTTCCGCGGCGCTGTCCAGCGACGGCTCGAACTGGGACTGGGCGAGTGGCGCGGTCTCGCGGTCGCCAGCCTGCTGTTCGGGAGCATTCACGTTTTCAACTACAGCGGCGAGGCCGTTGCTCTCCTGCTGGCGGTGCTCGCGCTGTCGCTCGTGGGCGCGGTCATGGGCTACGCCTATCAGCGGACCGAGAACCTGACCGTTCCCGTCCTCGTCCACTACTGTTACAATGTGACGGTCTTTCTCTTGGCGACGCTGGGGTTCCAGCTGGTCTGA
- the hcp gene encoding hydroxylamine reductase, with the protein MSMYCDQCQETVDNEACTETGVCGKDAETSNIQDLFVWELKGLAYLAERARTESIVDEDVRVFVVEGLFSTITNVNFDPEWFEGQIREGFELRRDLRERYEREVGPIADEELPDAATWEADDSAAFYRKAPEVGVQTTESEDVQSLRELLTYGIKGIAAYADHAYVLGEQKDEVFEFVQRGLAATLDDELNVDDLVGLVLECGEVGVEVMETLDSAHTSTYGHPEPTEVEIGTRDRPGILVSGHDLKDLEELLEQTEGEGVDVYTHGEMLPAHAYPAFEEYDHFVGNYGNAWWQQHEEFEAFNGPVLMTTNCLVPPKDSYAGRTYTTGVVRFPGLPHVDDRTDGEPKDFSALIEHAKETEPPEEIESGTVPNGFAHNAVLERADDIIEAIQAGDIRGFVVMGGCDGRHPERDYYTEMAESLPEDVIILTAGCAKYRYNKLDLGDIGGIPRVLDAGQCNDSYSLLKIAMELQAALDVEDVNDLPIAYDIAWYEQKAVTVLLALLSQGVEGIRLGPTLPAFLSENVVDLLVEEFDIKPVDSVERDREAILEELESSPLVPAPSA; encoded by the coding sequence ATGAGTATGTACTGTGATCAGTGTCAGGAGACGGTCGACAACGAGGCGTGTACGGAAACCGGCGTCTGCGGGAAGGACGCCGAGACGTCGAACATCCAGGACCTGTTCGTCTGGGAGCTGAAAGGACTCGCGTATCTGGCCGAGCGGGCCCGCACGGAAAGCATCGTCGACGAGGACGTCCGGGTGTTCGTCGTCGAGGGGCTGTTCTCGACGATCACGAACGTCAACTTCGACCCCGAGTGGTTCGAAGGGCAGATCCGGGAGGGGTTCGAACTCCGCCGAGACCTCCGCGAGCGCTACGAGCGCGAGGTCGGTCCGATCGCCGACGAGGAGTTGCCGGACGCCGCGACCTGGGAGGCGGACGACAGCGCGGCCTTCTACCGGAAGGCCCCCGAAGTCGGCGTCCAGACGACCGAAAGCGAGGACGTCCAGTCCCTCCGGGAGTTGCTGACCTACGGGATCAAGGGCATCGCCGCCTACGCCGACCACGCCTACGTGCTGGGCGAACAGAAAGACGAGGTCTTCGAGTTCGTCCAGCGCGGACTCGCCGCGACACTCGATGACGAACTGAATGTCGACGATCTGGTCGGGCTGGTACTCGAGTGCGGCGAGGTCGGCGTCGAGGTCATGGAGACGCTCGATTCCGCACACACGAGCACCTACGGCCACCCCGAACCGACCGAAGTCGAGATCGGTACCCGCGATCGGCCGGGGATCCTGGTCAGCGGCCACGACCTGAAAGACCTCGAAGAACTCCTCGAGCAGACCGAAGGCGAGGGCGTCGACGTCTACACGCACGGCGAGATGCTCCCCGCTCACGCCTATCCCGCCTTCGAGGAGTACGACCACTTTGTCGGCAACTACGGCAACGCCTGGTGGCAACAACACGAGGAGTTCGAGGCGTTCAACGGCCCCGTGCTGATGACGACCAACTGTCTGGTCCCGCCCAAGGACTCCTACGCCGGCCGGACCTACACGACCGGCGTCGTCCGGTTCCCCGGCCTGCCCCACGTCGATGACCGCACGGACGGCGAGCCCAAGGACTTCTCGGCGCTCATAGAACACGCCAAAGAGACCGAACCGCCCGAGGAGATCGAGTCCGGGACGGTCCCCAACGGGTTCGCGCACAACGCCGTGCTCGAGCGAGCCGACGATATCATCGAGGCCATCCAGGCCGGCGACATCCGCGGGTTCGTCGTCATGGGCGGCTGTGACGGCCGCCACCCCGAGCGGGACTACTACACCGAGATGGCCGAGTCCCTGCCCGAGGACGTGATCATCCTCACTGCCGGCTGTGCGAAGTACCGCTACAACAAACTCGATCTGGGCGACATCGGTGGGATCCCGCGCGTGCTCGACGCCGGCCAGTGCAACGACTCGTACTCGCTTTTGAAGATCGCGATGGAACTGCAGGCGGCGCTGGACGTCGAGGACGTCAACGACTTGCCGATCGCCTACGACATCGCGTGGTACGAGCAGAAGGCCGTGACGGTCCTGCTTGCACTGCTCAGTCAGGGCGTCGAGGGGATCCGTCTGGGCCCGACGCTGCCGGCGTTCCTCTCGGAGAACGTCGTCGACCTGCTCGTCGAGGAGTTCGACATCAAGCCGGTCGATTCCGTCGAGCGCGACCGCGAGGCGATCCTCGAAGAACTCGAATCCAGCCCGCTCGTGCCGGCGCCGTCGGCGTAG
- the dhaL gene encoding dihydroxyacetone kinase subunit DhaL: protein MDETRQREALLEAIENIVDRIDEEREYLTELDSAIGDADHGANLNRGFKAVMEKLEEMDDDADVQEITKTVGMTLVSEVGGAAGPLYGGSAMTASTELEDGITAESSVAFAEAFLEKLQDRGDARVGDKTMVDAVTPAVHTYKKSIEQDDLPPLEALAKAVDAAERGVEFTVPIRASKGRASFLGWRSTGHQDPGATSTLFMLEEILAVAEQYLEGDTDVDATSPTIPDEEPEEE, encoded by the coding sequence ATGGACGAGACCAGACAGCGAGAGGCACTGCTCGAGGCGATCGAGAACATCGTGGATCGGATCGACGAGGAGCGGGAGTATCTGACGGAACTGGACTCCGCGATCGGCGACGCCGACCACGGCGCGAACCTGAACCGCGGGTTCAAGGCCGTCATGGAGAAGCTCGAGGAGATGGACGACGACGCAGACGTCCAGGAGATAACGAAGACGGTCGGAATGACACTCGTCTCGGAGGTCGGCGGCGCGGCGGGCCCGCTGTACGGTGGCTCGGCCATGACTGCGAGCACCGAACTCGAAGACGGGATCACGGCCGAGTCGTCGGTCGCGTTCGCCGAGGCGTTCCTCGAGAAGTTGCAGGACCGCGGGGACGCCCGCGTCGGCGACAAGACGATGGTCGACGCGGTCACGCCGGCGGTCCACACCTACAAGAAGTCCATCGAGCAGGACGATCTGCCGCCGCTAGAGGCGCTGGCGAAGGCCGTCGATGCCGCCGAGCGCGGCGTCGAGTTCACGGTGCCGATCCGGGCGAGCAAGGGCCGGGCGTCGTTCCTCGGCTGGCGTTCGACCGGGCATCAGGACCCCGGTGCGACCAGCACGCTGTTCATGCTCGAGGAGATCCTGGCAGTCGCCGAACAGTACCTGGAGGGCGACACCGACGTCGACGCGACGTCGCCGACGATCCCGGACGAAGAACCCGAGGAGGAGTGA
- a CDS encoding RsmB/NOP family class I SAM-dependent RNA methyltransferase, whose product MDALSRYEPIVDDFEAFRSACRRPLPPVVRVNTIKTTIERARRGLQEAGIELDPVEWHPGLFRLPEDQPGANWPYSHGWIHGQEEVSAVPATVLDPQPGERVWDATAAPGSKTTQLAALMDDRGLVVATDNNMGRLSALRSNTERLGVTNVAVTNEDARNHSLKPFGGELYDRALVDVPCSCEGTIRKNPDTLEEWSLGHVEGIAGVQKGILTRAIQATREGGTVVYSTCTFAPEENEGVLDHVLEAEDCRLLNFELPLAYRDGVTEWDGETFDPQVERAKRIYPHHNDTGGFFVAKLEVTA is encoded by the coding sequence ATGGACGCGCTGTCGCGCTACGAGCCGATCGTCGACGACTTCGAGGCCTTCCGCTCGGCCTGCCGTCGACCGCTCCCCCCTGTCGTCCGTGTCAACACGATCAAGACGACGATCGAGCGGGCGAGACGGGGACTGCAGGAGGCCGGCATCGAACTCGATCCAGTCGAGTGGCATCCCGGGCTCTTCCGGTTGCCCGAGGACCAGCCCGGCGCGAACTGGCCGTACTCCCACGGCTGGATCCACGGCCAGGAGGAGGTCTCGGCCGTTCCGGCGACGGTGCTCGACCCGCAGCCCGGCGAGCGAGTCTGGGACGCGACCGCCGCGCCGGGCAGCAAGACCACCCAGTTGGCGGCGCTGATGGACGATCGCGGGCTCGTCGTCGCGACCGACAACAACATGGGCCGGCTGTCGGCGCTGCGCTCGAACACCGAACGGCTGGGCGTGACGAACGTCGCCGTCACCAACGAGGACGCGCGCAACCACTCGCTGAAACCGTTCGGCGGGGAGCTGTACGACAGGGCGCTGGTTGACGTGCCCTGTTCCTGTGAGGGGACGATTCGCAAGAACCCCGACACGCTCGAGGAGTGGTCGCTGGGACACGTCGAGGGGATCGCCGGCGTCCAGAAGGGCATCCTCACGCGTGCGATCCAGGCCACCCGCGAGGGCGGGACGGTCGTCTACTCGACGTGTACGTTCGCCCCCGAGGAGAACGAGGGCGTCCTCGATCACGTCCTCGAGGCCGAGGACTGTCGGCTCCTCAATTTCGAGTTGCCGCTCGCATACAGGGACGGCGTGACCGAGTGGGACGGCGAGACCTTCGATCCGCAGGTCGAGCGCGCCAAGCGGATCTACCCGCATCACAACGACACGGGCGGGTTCTTCGTCGCGAAACTGGAGGTGACGGCATGA
- a CDS encoding DUF7122 family protein — translation MTENASHRFDRLPATGGEREIEGRPTREEILAFWTERFGVPSEAFEAYTFWERGNGKIWAFAGELESPVDIEALGLSFMRTRQEHWKPTTEAVQRFGSRADRNVIRLDRAAAERFLAGEDQRLAWDGDWGYLIVTHDIAGGPEPIGVGLYVHGELRSQIPKGRRRDFSGE, via the coding sequence ATGACCGAGAACGCCAGTCATCGCTTCGACCGACTCCCGGCGACCGGCGGCGAACGCGAAATCGAGGGGCGACCGACCCGCGAGGAGATTCTGGCGTTCTGGACCGAGCGGTTCGGCGTGCCGTCCGAGGCCTTCGAGGCGTACACGTTCTGGGAGCGGGGCAACGGCAAGATCTGGGCGTTTGCCGGCGAACTGGAATCGCCGGTCGACATCGAGGCGCTCGGGCTGTCGTTCATGCGCACGCGCCAGGAACACTGGAAGCCGACGACCGAAGCCGTCCAGCGGTTCGGCTCCCGGGCGGACCGGAACGTCATCCGCCTCGACCGGGCGGCGGCCGAGCGGTTCCTGGCCGGCGAGGACCAGCGACTGGCGTGGGACGGCGACTGGGGCTATCTGATCGTGACCCACGACATCGCCGGCGGCCCCGAACCGATCGGCGTCGGGCTGTACGTCCACGGCGAGTTGCGTTCACAGATCCCTAAGGGCCGTCGCAGGGATTTCAGCGGCGAATAG
- the dhaM gene encoding dihydroxyacetone kinase phosphoryl donor subunit DhaM → MIGLLIVSHSGQAAAGIREIAMEMGGDEETIAAVGGDPDGGIGTSIDEIQAALSDLLEATDGVVVLVDLGSAVMNAETAIEMVEADTDAEIEIADAPIVEGALNAAASATSPKATVESVRESAEEAREISKL, encoded by the coding sequence ATGATCGGACTACTGATCGTCTCCCACAGCGGACAGGCGGCCGCCGGGATCAGGGAGATCGCCATGGAGATGGGCGGCGACGAGGAGACCATCGCCGCGGTCGGCGGCGACCCGGACGGCGGGATCGGCACGTCGATCGACGAGATCCAGGCGGCGCTTTCGGATCTGCTGGAGGCGACCGACGGCGTCGTCGTGCTGGTCGACCTCGGCAGTGCGGTGATGAACGCCGAGACGGCCATCGAAATGGTCGAGGCCGACACCGACGCCGAGATCGAGATCGCCGACGCGCCGATCGTCGAGGGGGCGCTCAACGCCGCGGCCAGCGCGACTAGCCCGAAAGCGACTGTCGAATCCGTCCGGGAATCGGCCGAAGAGGCCCGCGAGATCTCGAAACTGTAG
- a CDS encoding proteasome assembly chaperone family protein, producing MAHISVHREDIALEEPVLVEGLPGLGLVGKIAADHLVDTYDMAHYASVHCEGLPEVAVYDAGGHGVEPPVRIHADEERDLLVLQSDIPISPSAAKEFATCVTGWLDDRNAFPLYVSGMQRSDEQTTDIFGLAVAGAGEQLEEIDVSTPDERGVVSGPTGALVYHAERAGLDALGFVVEASPQFPDPAAARALLDTVVEPVADVEIETETLVEKAQEISEAKERLARRMQQAEDESSQAQPVGMYQ from the coding sequence ATGGCACATATCAGCGTCCACCGCGAGGATATCGCGCTCGAGGAACCGGTGCTGGTCGAAGGGTTGCCCGGGCTCGGACTCGTGGGGAAGATCGCGGCCGATCACCTCGTCGACACCTACGACATGGCCCACTACGCGTCCGTTCACTGTGAGGGGCTCCCGGAAGTGGCCGTCTACGACGCGGGCGGCCACGGGGTCGAGCCGCCGGTGCGGATCCACGCCGACGAGGAGCGGGACCTGCTGGTCCTGCAGAGCGATATCCCGATCTCGCCGTCGGCCGCGAAGGAGTTCGCTACCTGCGTGACGGGGTGGCTCGACGACCGGAACGCGTTCCCGCTGTACGTCTCCGGCATGCAGCGCTCGGACGAGCAGACGACGGACATTTTCGGACTCGCTGTCGCCGGCGCGGGCGAGCAACTGGAGGAGATTGACGTCTCGACGCCTGACGAACGCGGCGTCGTCAGCGGCCCGACCGGCGCGCTCGTCTATCACGCCGAACGCGCGGGACTGGACGCGCTCGGGTTCGTCGTCGAGGCGTCGCCGCAGTTCCCGGATCCGGCGGCGGCCAGGGCCCTGCTCGATACCGTCGTCGAGCCGGTCGCGGACGTCGAAATCGAGACGGAGACGCTGGTCGAGAAGGCACAGGAGATCAGCGAGGCCAAGGAACGTCTCGCCCGGCGGATGCAACAGGCCGAAGACGAGAGTTCGCAGGCCCAGCCGGTCGGGATGTATCAGTGA
- the amrS gene encoding AmmeMemoRadiSam system radical SAM enzyme, protein MTGEPLPPRETEHYETVEGDTVRCLICPRTCEIPAGERGVCGVRENRDGRLYLTTYGRAVSTSIDPIEKKPLFHVAPGADVLSVAAKGCNLRCDFCQNYRIAIEYEGVTEREHPPAELAGRIEAGDADGMAYTYTEPTIFMEYALDTMRASPDDALQVFVSNGYMRPETVDTLAPHLDAINIDIKGDREFYRKHTGIPDPEPIFETVERFAERDVHLEVTNLVIPGENDDEASLRDRMEWIADAAGTETPVHVSRFHPDYKLTDVPPTPIETIERATEIAGEAGLEYVYSGNVPGHESESTYCPDCGRLLIEREGFAVRDIDLEDSACPNCGREIPIHGTPRGPSSGRRRVL, encoded by the coding sequence ATGACCGGCGAGCCACTCCCGCCGCGGGAGACGGAGCATTACGAGACGGTCGAGGGCGACACCGTCCGGTGTCTGATCTGCCCGCGAACCTGTGAGATTCCGGCGGGCGAGCGCGGGGTCTGTGGCGTCCGGGAGAACCGCGACGGCCGCCTGTACCTGACGACCTACGGGCGGGCGGTCTCGACGTCGATCGACCCGATCGAGAAGAAGCCGCTCTTTCACGTCGCGCCCGGAGCCGACGTGCTTTCGGTCGCCGCGAAAGGGTGCAACCTGCGGTGTGACTTCTGTCAGAACTACCGGATCGCCATCGAGTACGAGGGCGTCACCGAGCGCGAGCACCCGCCCGCGGAACTGGCCGGTCGGATCGAGGCCGGCGACGCCGACGGAATGGCCTACACCTACACCGAGCCGACGATCTTCATGGAGTACGCGCTGGACACCATGCGCGCGTCGCCGGACGACGCCCTGCAGGTGTTCGTCTCGAACGGCTACATGCGCCCCGAGACCGTCGACACGCTCGCGCCACACCTCGACGCGATCAATATCGACATCAAGGGCGACCGGGAGTTCTACCGGAAACACACTGGTATCCCCGACCCCGAGCCGATATTCGAGACCGTCGAACGGTTCGCCGAGCGAGACGTCCACCTCGAGGTGACGAACCTCGTCATTCCCGGTGAAAACGACGACGAGGCAAGCCTTCGCGACCGGATGGAGTGGATCGCCGACGCGGCCGGGACCGAAACGCCGGTCCACGTCTCGCGGTTCCACCCCGACTACAAGCTCACTGACGTCCCGCCGACGCCGATCGAGACGATCGAGCGGGCGACGGAGATCGCCGGCGAAGCCGGTCTGGAGTACGTCTACAGCGGGAACGTCCCGGGTCACGAGAGCGAGTCGACCTACTGTCCGGACTGCGGCCGGCTGTTGATCGAGCGCGAGGGGTTCGCCGTCCGGGACATCGACCTCGAGGACAGTGCCTGTCCGAACTGCGGTCGGGAGATCCCGATCCACGGGACACCTCGCGGCCCGTCGAGCGGTCGCCGTCGTGTGCTCTGA
- the mvaD gene encoding phosphomevalonate decarboxylase MvaD produces MHATAKAHPIQGLVKYHGMRDPELRYPYHDSISVCTAPSHTKTTVSFETDEEAYVVDGETVTGRGAERIESVLDRVRELAGIDRPTRVESENSFPTNVGFGSSSSGFAALAMAAADAAGLELTRPEVSTIARRGSASAARAVTGGFSVLYSGKNDEDCRAERLETDLDEELHVVAALVSTYKETETAHAEATESHMFDARMAHMHEQMDEMRDALRAADFGRAFELAERDTLSLAATTMTGPSAWVYWQPRTIEVFNAVRQLRSEGIEAYFSGDTGASVYVNTTGEHVEEVVETITDLGIETRHWTVGGPARILDDDQALF; encoded by the coding sequence ATGCACGCGACTGCGAAGGCCCACCCGATCCAGGGGCTGGTCAAGTATCACGGGATGCGCGATCCGGAGTTGCGCTACCCGTATCACGACAGCATCAGCGTCTGCACGGCCCCCAGCCACACGAAGACGACCGTCTCCTTCGAGACCGACGAGGAGGCGTACGTCGTCGACGGCGAGACGGTCACCGGCCGCGGAGCCGAGCGCATCGAGTCGGTGCTCGATCGCGTCAGAGAGCTCGCGGGAATCGACCGTCCGACCCGCGTCGAGAGCGAGAACTCCTTCCCGACGAACGTCGGGTTCGGGTCGTCGTCGTCGGGATTCGCCGCGCTGGCGATGGCCGCCGCCGACGCCGCCGGGCTCGAGTTGACTCGTCCCGAGGTCTCGACAATCGCCCGTCGCGGCTCGGCGTCGGCGGCGCGGGCGGTCACGGGCGGCTTCTCCGTGCTCTACTCGGGTAAAAACGACGAGGACTGTCGCGCCGAGCGTCTCGAGACTGACCTCGACGAGGAGCTACACGTCGTCGCGGCGCTCGTTTCGACCTACAAGGAGACCGAGACCGCACACGCCGAGGCGACCGAGAGTCACATGTTCGACGCCCGGATGGCCCACATGCACGAGCAGATGGACGAGATGCGCGACGCGCTCCGGGCGGCCGACTTCGGGCGTGCGTTCGAACTGGCCGAGCGCGATACCCTCTCGCTGGCGGCGACGACGATGACCGGGCCGTCGGCGTGGGTCTACTGGCAGCCGAGGACGATCGAGGTCTTCAACGCCGTCCGCCAGCTCCGATCTGAGGGTATCGAGGCCTACTTCTCGGGGGACACGGGCGCGAGCGTCTACGTGAACACGACCGGGGAACACGTCGAGGAAGTCGTCGAGACGATCACGGATCTCGGGATCGAGACGCGCCACTGGACGGTCGGCGGGCCGGCCCGGATCCTCGATGACGACCAGGCGCTTTTCTGA
- a CDS encoding coiled-coil protein produces the protein MADSIDESKNVSVTDEELETKSKGELIKLAGKLRDRRNELNQLASERASERDDLNAKTREKVDEAQEHREKRDELNEQVQEHKEKRNELNAEANELFEEVEQKKNELELNEGKSIEQLEDEIEDLEFKQQTEVLGTEEERELIEKIEQKREKLQERKEKLEQTDDIDELKEEAEEIRSEASRHHQKVTELADEAQKHHNEMIEAYREADDIRDEADEMHEKFVEAQEAADQHHEDFVRVQKRLRELDKKEEEEERQEREQKQEAAREEAEEIYQKFKDGETLETEDLMKLQKTGLL, from the coding sequence ATGGCAGACTCGATAGACGAATCCAAGAACGTATCGGTAACAGACGAAGAACTCGAAACGAAGTCCAAAGGCGAGCTCATCAAGCTCGCTGGCAAACTTCGGGATCGACGAAACGAACTCAATCAACTCGCTTCTGAACGTGCATCCGAGCGCGACGACCTGAACGCGAAGACTCGCGAGAAGGTCGACGAGGCTCAGGAGCACCGCGAGAAGCGCGACGAGCTCAACGAGCAGGTTCAGGAACACAAGGAAAAGCGAAACGAGCTCAACGCGGAAGCCAACGAGCTGTTCGAGGAAGTCGAACAGAAGAAAAACGAGCTCGAGCTCAACGAGGGCAAGAGCATCGAGCAGCTCGAAGACGAGATCGAGGACCTGGAGTTCAAACAGCAGACGGAGGTCCTCGGAACTGAAGAGGAGCGCGAACTGATCGAGAAGATCGAGCAGAAACGCGAGAAACTCCAGGAGCGAAAGGAGAAACTCGAGCAGACCGACGACATCGACGAGCTCAAAGAGGAAGCCGAAGAGATCCGCTCGGAGGCGTCCCGCCACCACCAGAAGGTCACGGAGCTGGCCGACGAGGCCCAGAAACACCACAACGAGATGATCGAGGCCTATCGCGAGGCCGACGACATCCGTGACGAGGCCGACGAGATGCACGAGAAGTTCGTCGAGGCCCAGGAAGCGGCCGACCAGCACCACGAGGACTTCGTGCGCGTCCAGAAGCGACTGCGCGAGCTGGACAAGAAAGAGGAAGAGGAAGAGCGCCAGGAGCGCGAGCAGAAACAGGAGGCCGCCCGCGAGGAGGCCGAGGAGATCTACCAGAAGTTCAAGGACGGCGAGACCCTCGAAACCGAGGATCTCATGAAGCTCCAGAAGACGGGGCTGCTGTAA